The Natrinema sp. DC36 genome includes the window GGCCGGCGCGGACATCATCAACGACGTCTCGGGGCTCGAGGACCCCGAGATGCGCTTCGTCGCCGCCGAGCACGACGCGGGGCTCGTGGTGATGCACAGCATCGACGCGCCGGTCGTGCCCGACCGCGACGTCGAGTACGACGACGTGGTCGCGGACGTGATCGATCACCTCTCCGAACGGGTGTTGCTGGCCGAGAAGGCGGGGCTCGATCGGGAGCAGATCATCGTCGATCCCGGCATCGGTTTCGGCAAGTCCGCCGCCGAGAACTTCGAACTCCTCGACCGGATCGACGAGTTCCACGCGCTCGGCTGTCCGGTGTTGTTCGGCCACTCCCACAAGTCCATGTTCGCACGGATCGGCCGCGACCGCGACGAGCGGCTCGAGGCGACCGTCGCTGCCACGGCGCTGGCGTCCGACCGCGGGGCCGACATCGTCCGCGTCCACGACGTCCGCGAGAACGTCGCCGCCGTCCGGACGGCGCTGGCGGCACGCGATCCGCAGCGATTCGAGTGGGACTCGTAACCGGCGCGCCGCGAGTTGTACTCGAAGACCGTCTTCCAGCACCGAGGAGACGAGAATCTCGGTATCGTGAGCCCGGTTGTAGCCCTGATTCTCGATTTCCGGGTCCGACTCAGTCGTCCCCCGCTAGGTCGATCTCGGGCGCGTACTCCGCCGGCCCACAGCCCAGCGACCGGTGCGGACAGTGCCGACAGTGCTCGCCGGGCGACGTCTCCGCGAACGACGGCTCGTCGACCGTCTCGAGCGTCTCCCGGACCGCCTCCCACGGCGGAAGATCAGCGGGCTCGAGGAGATCCACGCGGGGATCGTCGTCTCCGTCGAGGGCGCCGACGTACACGTAGCCCGCCGCCGCGATCGGTTCGTCGAACCGGTCCTCGCAGGCCCGGCGGTAGAGCGACAGCTGCACGGCGTCGTCGGGTGCGATCCGCTCGGCGGTGGCCTTGTAGTCGAGGACGGCGAGGCCGCCGTCGGGCAGCCGCCGGATCGAGTCGACGTAGCCCACTACGTCACCCGTCACGCCAGAGACGTCCTCGAGCGAGAAGGAGAGTTCCGCGGCCAGCGGTTCCCACTCGGCGATCGGGCGGTCGAAGGCGGGTGCGCTCGCCGCGAAGTAGCGGTCGACGCACGCGAGGACGGCCTCGCGGTGCTCGATCAGATCCCGCGCGGTGAGCTGTCGGACGGCGGCGTCGCGCCACGCCTCTCGGGTTCGGTACTCGCGGTGAAAGGCCTCCTCCGCGACGTCGTGGAAGACGGTGCCGACGAGCCGCGACGCCGAGTCGTCGGTCGCTGCGGGCGTTCCGCCGTTGGTCTCGGTCGGCGAGGTGACCTCGCCGTCGGTCTCCGACGATCCCTCATCACTGCGACCGGCTACCGTGAGCGGATCGTCGAACGCACGAACCGCGTGATCGAGGTAGTGTTTCCGGGGACAGGTCTCGTGGGTGTCCATCGCGGAGTAGCTGTGGCGCATCGCGACCGGCAGTTCGGTCGCCGACGCGAGCGTCTCGACCGGGAAGCGGACGGTGTCGGTCGTCAGCGCGGACGGCCGGCGACCGCTGGGCACGCGGAGATTCGACCCCTCATCTGCCACATCTTCGCCGAGATCGCCGCCGTGGCTCGCCGCGTCGGCTGCCGGCAACAGCGTGCCGTCGCGGAGCTGCCGGCCCAGTCGATGGACGGTCTCGATCGCCGCTCGAGTCTCGAGCGGTTCGACGGGTCGGTCGTCGTAGTCGGCGTAGTACGTGATCGTCCCCGGACTCTCGCCGGCCGAGGCAGCGATCTCGTCGGTTCGGTCGACCACGGTTTCGGGGTAGGTCTCCCGAACCCGCTCGAAGCTCTCGATCAGCGACGACCAGAGGTCCATTCGCTGTCCGGTCACCGACCACTCGACGTCGCTCGCGAGACAGGCCTCGGCCGTCGACGCGGCGAGTTCGTCCTCGTCGCCGTCGTACTCGTACTCCGACCCGAACAGGAACAGGTGGTTCTCGGCTCGGGTGAGCGCGACGTGGAGCACGCGCCACTCCTCGCCGACCCGCTCGGCGGCGAGATCCGCGAGCAAGGGGGAATCGATATCGGCGTCGAGCGCAGCAGCCAGCAGCCGGTATCGGGCCCGCTCGACGTAGTCGCCGTCGACGCACCACTCCTCGTCCGTGAGGTAGGGGGCGAGGACGGTATCGAACTCGAGGCCCTTGGCCTGATGAACCGTCATCACGTCGACGCTGTCGGCGGATCTCGTCCCGCGGGTTCGATCGCTCCCGCCGCCCCGAAGCGTCGCCGCGAGCGCGTCGACGAACTCGGTCGACAGCGACTGGACGACGCCATCGGAGTCGTAGGCCTCGACGAACCGCTCGAGGCGGTCGAATTCGGATCGCTCCTCGCTCGCACAGAACCACTCGATTCGGGTCAACTCCCGGAACCGGCGGACGAATCCGGAGAGGGGGTAGACGTCCCGGAAGCGCTCGAGCGCCTCGAGGTGGTTTCGCACTCGCTCGAGTTGGTCGGGTCCCTCGAGATCGAGCGCGTCCGGATCGGGGTCCATCACGGCGTCGTACAGCGACCCGTCGCGCCGTTGCAGCGTCGCGAGATCGGCCTCCGTGAGCCGGTACCGGTAGAGGAGCACGCGCCGGAGGTGGGCGTCCGCCTCCGGCTCCACGAGGACCCGGAGGTACGAGAGCACCGTCTCGATGCCGGGCGAGACCTCGCCGCGGGGCGAACCGGAGATTTCGTATGGGATCCGCAGCTCCCGAAGCTCGTCCGCGACCGCCTGCGCGTGACGGTTGGTCCGGACGATGACCGCGATATCGCCCAGCGAGCGCTGGGGGACGTTCGCAGCCTCGCCGTTGAGCAGCCGCGAGACCGTCGTCGCGACCTGTTCCGGCGTCGACCCCGGCACGTCGTCGCTCTCGACTTTGACGACGCGGTCCGGCGGTTCGTCCTCGTCGTACGCGCCGGCCGTTCGGCCGTCCTCCCGCAGCGTCTTCGAGGATTGCGGCCCGTACTCGCAGGCGTTGGTCAGGTCGAGGATTTCCTGTCTCGAGCGGAAGTTGAGTTCGAGTTCGATCGCCTCGTGGTCGTCGTAGGCGTCGGCCAGCCGGTCGAGTCCCTCGCGGTCGGTGCCGCGCCAGCCGTAGATCGCCTGATCCTTGTCGCCGATCGCGAGCAGGTCCGGCCGGTCCGGGCCGTCCGTGAGTTCGGTGAGCAGCGAGAACTGAGTCGCGTCGGTGTCCTGGAACTCGTCGCAGTAGACCTGCGTCCACTGGTCGGTGATTTCGTCGGCGATTGACGAATCCTCCAGTAAGCCGGTCGCCGTCCGCACCAACTCGTCGAAATCCAGCGCCCGCTCGGCCTCGAGGGCGTCGTGATAATCCGTGTAGACGTCGGTATAGTGGCGGGCCAGCCGGAGGAACTCGACGTAGTGTTTCAGCCGACCGAAGGGCGTCTGTTCGATCCGGCTCGTGGCCGTCCCCCAGATCCGGTTACCGAACAGCGCCCGCGGAAGGTGTTTCGTCGTCGCGTCGTCCAGCGAGAGCGCCTCGATCGTGTTCGTCACGCACTGCTGAAGGACCCGGAGGTAGCGATCGACGTCGCGAACGAACTCGTCGTCGCGGAAGGCCGCCGGCGCTTCCGCGATCTTCTCACGGCAGTACGAGACGAGTTTCCCGTAGTCGATCAGCGACTCTCGGGCCGCCTCGCAGTGCTCGTCCCGATTGAAGTAACGCAGCGCCTCGTTGTCGAAGGACAGCTCCTCGCCGGCGGTCCGCTCGAGCCAGAGGACGAACTCGTTGCACAGCTCGAGGGTACGCACCGGCGGCAGTCCCGACTGAAGCTGTTCGGGTGTGATGTTCTCCTGGCTCATGGACTGGATGAACCGGTCGACCGCGTCCGTGAGGTCGGTCGGCGACCCGTCGTTGCGTCCCGAATCGGCCGCGAAGCCGTAGTCGGTTTCGGCGAGCAGTCGACCGATGAGCCGCCGGCGCGTGCGTTCGGTGACGACGTCGAACTCGGGCGAGTAGCCCAGGTAGTAGGCGTACTCGCGGACGAGCCGGTAGCAAAACGAGTGGTAGGTGTAGACGTCGATCGCCGCCGCGGCGTCCGGCTCGAGTCGCTCGGAGACCGCCGCCCGGATGCTCGCGGCGGCCTCGTTCGCGAAGGTCAACACGAGCACGTCGTCGGGATCGACGTCACCTCGATCGATGGCGCGCTCGATCCGAACGAGCATCGTCGTCGTCTTCCCGGTGCCGGCTCCCGCGTCGACGGAGGTACAGGCCGCCTGGCTGTCGATGACCGCCTCCTGATTTCCCTTGGGCTCGATGTCGGCGGCGGACGCGAGGCCGGAGATATCCGCAGTCTCGAGATCGTCGTCAGTCGGGCCGGCTCTCGGATCGAGGGTCCGTTCTTCTCCGCCGTCCCGCGGTGATCCGTTATCCATCGAAGCGCACCTCCGCTGAAATGTACTCCTGGCAGCAGACGGTGTACTCACAATCCGGACAGGAGTTGTCCGCGATCCGGTCCCATCGATCGGACGGGTCGAACGGTCCCGACAGCAGGCTCGCGGCGACCGCCGCGAGTCGGTCGTCGACGGTCCCGTTTCGGTGCTCGTGAGTCATTCCGAAGGTGTGGTGGTCGACGTAGACGTCGGTCAGATCGACGATCTCGAGGCTCGCTTCGACGGTATCACGGACCCAGTTCACCGCCGTTCCCGACCGATCGGCCAGCGGGATCTGGACGTATCGGCAGGTTCGGTCGCCCAGCTCGAGTCGATCGCGAAGGTCGCGAAGCCCGTCGAGGACGACGGCGGTCTCGAGGAGCGCGCCGACGGGATCCGGTTCGAACGTCGTCGAATCGGCGTCGAAGTGCTCGGTGAAGAGGTCCTCGACGTCTCCTTCCCAGTCGGAGCGGTAGCGCAGGAGACCTAGGGGTGCGAGCGTCGGGACGAACCGGACGCC containing:
- a CDS encoding UvrD-helicase domain-containing protein is translated as MDNGSPRDGGEERTLDPRAGPTDDDLETADISGLASAADIEPKGNQEAVIDSQAACTSVDAGAGTGKTTTMLVRIERAIDRGDVDPDDVLVLTFANEAAASIRAAVSERLEPDAAAAIDVYTYHSFCYRLVREYAYYLGYSPEFDVVTERTRRRLIGRLLAETDYGFAADSGRNDGSPTDLTDAVDRFIQSMSQENITPEQLQSGLPPVRTLELCNEFVLWLERTAGEELSFDNEALRYFNRDEHCEAARESLIDYGKLVSYCREKIAEAPAAFRDDEFVRDVDRYLRVLQQCVTNTIEALSLDDATTKHLPRALFGNRIWGTATSRIEQTPFGRLKHYVEFLRLARHYTDVYTDYHDALEAERALDFDELVRTATGLLEDSSIADEITDQWTQVYCDEFQDTDATQFSLLTELTDGPDRPDLLAIGDKDQAIYGWRGTDREGLDRLADAYDDHEAIELELNFRSRQEILDLTNACEYGPQSSKTLREDGRTAGAYDEDEPPDRVVKVESDDVPGSTPEQVATTVSRLLNGEAANVPQRSLGDIAVIVRTNRHAQAVADELRELRIPYEISGSPRGEVSPGIETVLSYLRVLVEPEADAHLRRVLLYRYRLTEADLATLQRRDGSLYDAVMDPDPDALDLEGPDQLERVRNHLEALERFRDVYPLSGFVRRFRELTRIEWFCASEERSEFDRLERFVEAYDSDGVVQSLSTEFVDALAATLRGGGSDRTRGTRSADSVDVMTVHQAKGLEFDTVLAPYLTDEEWCVDGDYVERARYRLLAAALDADIDSPLLADLAAERVGEEWRVLHVALTRAENHLFLFGSEYEYDGDEDELAASTAEACLASDVEWSVTGQRMDLWSSLIESFERVRETYPETVVDRTDEIAASAGESPGTITYYADYDDRPVEPLETRAAIETVHRLGRQLRDGTLLPAADAASHGGDLGEDVADEGSNLRVPSGRRPSALTTDTVRFPVETLASATELPVAMRHSYSAMDTHETCPRKHYLDHAVRAFDDPLTVAGRSDEGSSETDGEVTSPTETNGGTPAATDDSASRLVGTVFHDVAEEAFHREYRTREAWRDAAVRQLTARDLIEHREAVLACVDRYFAASAPAFDRPIAEWEPLAAELSFSLEDVSGVTGDVVGYVDSIRRLPDGGLAVLDYKATAERIAPDDAVQLSLYRRACEDRFDEPIAAAGYVYVGALDGDDDPRVDLLEPADLPPWEAVRETLETVDEPSFAETSPGEHCRHCPHRSLGCGPAEYAPEIDLAGDD